One Spinacia oleracea cultivar Varoflay chromosome 4, BTI_SOV_V1, whole genome shotgun sequence DNA segment encodes these proteins:
- the LOC130471996 gene encoding uncharacterized protein, producing the protein MDVSDAANLFSCTNPNFCNGVDAVGSSGGLLILGWSSLVISCIQRSPNFVLCKIVEVNGNISYVVFLYGAPLVDDRKRVWDQLLQILSFYPKCLILGDVNQVERFEDKLGGRNVIEGWDLFNQFRLQSNLLEIPFSGPRFTWTNKREVGHLIMERLDRGYMTNEWFVTFPDSKISNQLLIASDHSAIVYNDDVVLLKKTRPYQIENWCLQFVEVCKLVDDVWKVNIQGSPMFLLSRKLVTLRLKIKSWCLKNKKSWGVNWRKMNENLNTIGSSVKNIHQGEEYIDKVDNAFSEASIKVQFWKQRMKERWVAEGDLPTSLLYSRVKVRQKKNEILTLKDQNGTWVEGQQQVQRLVVDSLKNVFNCDRALPHNDDIEMVIRELDLPRLTDAHVSMLEHTFTDKEIKDVMFAMDDSKSPGPDGFTAVRSFLKTGYLLKEWNHSLLVMIPKRDILENTGHLRPISLCNTVYKCASKCMVARLKLVLPSIISPSQHAFISGRFMTDSESRISYKVLINGHTSDQFRPNCGIRQGDPLSPFLFLFCMDILSRMLQLGNDLKQFKVVWKFLCRLRRNWTLLSLGFWAGKASKGMHWVKRNILHLPRGLGGLGIRSSSCLNKALLMKLAWRLHSKPNSMLAEVVNKKIVKPLKTGIQASLVGRGLSLGMRGIGRASNHILRGCIWKVGNGKKIVAGRDKWVNGDTPVFSSTVTLRQAKDWKVHHFILPAGSGWNHGEINSCFEFSDARRIVGMELPSDEAEDFLYWKFHKSGNLTVKTAYAMLATEVANKLGFDIGNGDFKTLWSMNILPKWKLFLWKLLHNGIATKVNLGQRGIQLFMMCDLCGMGDEDNQHLFRFCDLAQQVWRNGALVIHSEFNETMSFKEWFLFYIRLFQRRDGKNSPRCIYFISTLWGLWLSRNNRIFRKEATTVSAVLAFIKIGLDQHGILQDQRKPFLRFMHTSEGISVFPPGFSRVILVGAEDHGPISTIVIDGSWHKNTRNAGMGWCLDNQYTPSDRILGGAQFGSADSALQTEVTACFLILRWAAEAGIGRVTIFSDSQRLVDLLRSDDVTDIQLIWTLAEIRRIAKNFNWCCVNKIVSFQVMTEQIDEVRSEWVHHVVQQLCSESEVDKTSNEVADVAGKQRPQKPAEKQDGLQEHVKEDAEEGKKVATDASRIRDKEAGDPSQVTTTPENYLY; encoded by the exons ATGGATGTCTCTGATGCTGCAAACTTGTTTAGTTGTACAAATCCAAACTTTTGTAATGGGGTAGATGCTGTAGGAAGTAGTGGGGGGTTACTTATTTTAGGTTGGAGTAGCCTTGTTATATCTTGTATTCAAAGATCCCctaattttgtactttgtaaaATCGTTGAAGTTAATGGAAATATATCATATGTAGTATTTCTTTATGGAGCGCCTCTCGTTGATGATAGGAAGAGAGTTTGGGATCAATTGTTACAAATACTTTCTTTTTATCCAAAATGTTTAATTTTAGGTGATGTTAATCAAGTTGAACGTTTTGAGGATAAATTAGGGGGGAGGAATGTAATTGAAGGTTGGGATTTGTTTAACCAATTTCGCTTACAAAGTAACCTTCTTGAAATTCCTTTTTCTGGACCAAGATTCACGTGGACTAACAAAAGAGAGGTTGGGCATCTTATTATGGAACGTCTAGATAGGGGTTATATGACGAATGAATGGTTTGTAACCTTCCCGGACAGTAAAATATCCAACCAACTACTTATTGCTTCAGACCATTCAGCAATTGTTTACAATGATGATGTAGTTTTATTAAAGAAAACGCGACCATATCAAATTGAAAATTGGTGTCTTCAATTTGTGGAAGTTTGTAAGTTAGTCGATGACGTTTGGAAAGTTAATATTCAAGGTTCTCCTATGTTTTTGCTCTCTCGAAAGCTAGTTACCCTTCGTCTTAAAATTAAGTCATGGTGTCTTAAGAATAAAAAATCTTGGGGTGTCAACTGGAGAAAGATGAATGAAAACCTTAATACTATTGGTTCATCTGTGAAGAATATACACCAAGGGGAGGAATATATTGACAAAGTTGACAATGCTTTCTCTGAAGCGTCTATCAAGGTTCAATTTTGGAAGCAAAGAATGAAAGAACGTTGGGTGGCTGAAGGGGATTTGCCAACATCGCTGCTTTATTCTAGGGTTAAGGTCAGACAGAAAAAGAATGAAATATTGACTCTTAAAGATCAAAATGGTACATGGGTTGAGGGGCAACAGCAAGTTCAGAGACTAGTGGTTGATTCCCTTAAGAATGTTTTCAATTGCGATCGTGCTCTACCACATAATGACGATATTGAGATGGTTATAAGGGAGTTAGATTTGCCTCGTCTCACAGATGCTCATGTCTCTATGCTGGAACACACCTTTACTGATAAAGAAATTAAGGATGTCATGTTTGCTATGGATGATTCAAAATCTCCAGGTCCAGATGGGTTTACGGCTG TTCGTAGTTTCTTGAAGACAGGTTACCTCCTCAAAGAATGGAATCATTCCTTGTTGGTTATGATTCCAAAGCGGGATATTCTAGAAAATACTGGGCATCTAAGGCCAATAAGCTTGTGCAATACAGTGTATAAGTGTGCTTCAAAGTGTATGGTTGCAAGGTTGAAATTGGTTCTTCCCAGCATTATCTCACCTTCTCAACATGCGTTTATCTCTGGTAGATTCATGACAGATTCTGAGTCACGAA TATCTTACAAAGTGTTAATCAATGGTCATACTTCAGATCAGTTTAGACCAAATTGCGGAATTCGTCAAGGTGATCCCTTATCcccctttctctttctcttctgcATGGACATTTTGTCTCGAATGCTTCAATTAGGAAATGATTTAAAGCAGTTCAAAG ttgtttgGAAGTTCCTGTGTCGATTACGACGAAATTGGACTCTATTATCACTAGGTTTTTGGGCTGGTAAAGCTAGCAAGGGTATGCATTGGGTGAAGAGGAACATTCTACATTTACCTCGAGGGCTTGGGGGTTTGGGAATTCGGAGTTCGTCTTGCCTTAATAAAGCTTTACTTATGAAGTTAGCCTGGAGATTACATAGTAAACCCAATTCTATGTTGGCTGAGGTtgttaataaaaaaattgttaaacccCTAAAGACTGGAATTCAAGCTTCTTTGGTTGGTCGTGGTTTGTCTTTGGGTATGCGAGGAATTGGAAGAGCCAGCAACCACATTCTTAGAGGTTGTATTTGGAAAGTTGGTAATGGGAAGAAGATTGTGGCAGGAAGAGATAAATGGGTGAATGGTGATACACCCGTTTTTAGCTCTACGGTTACTCTCAGGCAGGCTAAGGATTGGAAGGTTCATCATTTCATCCTTCCTGCGGGTTCGGGTTGGAATCATGGGGAAATTAATTCCTGTTTCGAGTTCTCCGACGCTCGAAGAATAGTAGGTATGGAACTTCCTTCTGATGAGGCTGAAGATTTCCTTTACTGGAAATTTCATAAATCGGGGAATCTAACAGTTAAAACAGCCTACGCTATGCTAGCAACAGAAGTTGCAAATAAACTTGGCTTTGATATAGGGAATGGTGATTTCAAGACCTTATGGTCTATGAACATTCTTCCTAAATGGAAATTGTTCTTGTGGAAACTTCTTCATAATGGTATCGCTACTAAGGTTAATCTTGGGCAAAGAGGTATTCAACTTTTTATGATGTGTGATCTTTGTGGTATGGGGGATGAAGATAATCAACATCTCTTCCGGTTTTGTGATTTAGCGCAACAAGTTTGGAGGAATGGAGCGTTAGTAATCCATTCAGAATTCAACGAAACTATGTCTTTCAAAGAGTGGTTTCTGTTTTATATCCGACTATTCCAACGTCGGGATGGCAAGAATAGCCCAAgatgtatttattttattagtaCTCTTTGGGGTTTGTGGTTATCTAGGAATAACCGCATTTTTAGGAAGGAAGCTACTACTGTTTCAGCTGTTCTCGCTTTCATTAAGATTGGCCTGGATCAacatggaattctgcaagatCAACGTAAACCTTTTTTAAGGTTTATGCATACATCAGAGGGGATTTCTGTTTTTCCTCCAGGGTTTTCGAGGGTCATTTTAGTTGGAGCGGAAGATCATGGTCCAATTAGTACCATCGTGATTGATGGTTCGTGGCACAAAAACACTAGGAATGCAGGTATGGGTTGGTGTCTTGACAACCAATATACTCCGAGTGATAGAATTCTAGGAGGAGCTCAATTTGGTTCTGCGGATTCTGCTCTTCAGACAGAGGTTACGGCATGTTTTCTTATCTTACGTTGGGCTGCTGAGGCTGGGATTGGAAGAGTTACAATTTTTTCAGACTCTCAACGACTGGTTGATTTGCTAAGATCGGATGATGTGACAGACATTCAACTCATTTGGACGCTTGCTGAAATTAGAAGGATTGCCAAAAACTTTAACTGGTGTTGCGTCAACAAG ATTGTCAGTTTTCAAGTTATGACAGAGCAGATTGACGAAGTAAGAAGCGAATGGGTGCACCATGTTGTTCAACAACT ATGTTCTGAAAGTGAAGTAGACAAGACCTCTAATGAAGTTGCGGATGTAGCAGGGAAGCAGCGCCCACAAAAGCCAGCTGAGAAGCAAGATGGTTTGCAGGAACATGTGAAAGAAGATGCTGAAGAAGGCAAGAAAGTTGCGACAGATGCAAGTAGGATTAGGGATAAGGAAGCAGGGGATCCTTCTCAAGTAACTACTACTCCTGAAAATTATTTATACTAA
- the LOC130471997 gene encoding glycine-rich cell wall structural protein 1.8-like: protein MDRNIPPLFAATCPHVAGFALGKERKFLAPDEHRRHLHQSRGARSGAETDKVADYVVCLVELVLWLGGRRPRLLELVSEVTVAGGLGGSGGGLGGGGGGLGDGGGGLGDGGGRVVGRAATTGWLVGWVRQGGVLGKLGKGIQNLWGGGESM, encoded by the exons ATGGACCGTAACATACCACCCCTCTTCGCAGCCACATGCCCTCATGTGGCAGGCTTTGCGCTAGGCAAAGAGAGAAAGTTCCTAGCCCCAGACGAGCACCGACGTCACCTCCATCAGTCACGTGGTGCTAGGAGCG gtgctgaaactgataaggtagcTGATTATGTTGTCTGTTTGGTAGAACTAGTTTT GTGGTTGGGAGGGCGGCGGCCACGGCTTTTGGAGTTGGTTTCGGAGGTGACGGTGGCTGGTGGTCTCGGAGGTAGTGGTGGTGGTctcggaggtggtggtggtggtcttggagatggtggtggtggtcttGGAGATGGTGGTGGTAGAGTGGTTGGGAGGGCGGCAACCACGGGCTGGTTGGTTGGTTGGGTTAGACAAGGTGGTGTATTAGGTAAACTGGGAAAGGGAATACAAAATCTTTGGGGGGGTGGGGAATCAATGTAG